A DNA window from Chiloscyllium plagiosum isolate BGI_BamShark_2017 chromosome 9, ASM401019v2, whole genome shotgun sequence contains the following coding sequences:
- the LOC122553245 gene encoding insulinoma-associated protein 1a-like, whose amino-acid sequence MPRGFLVKRSRKSTPVSYRIRSEDAAPGLETFPAPVSGYPRGLSSGLPAVPRELEQPPLPLPQPPVARPVSREHGPRFLSLASPAGAESFPQPPAAPPPFAGALDRALLLLAPADGQAAQRLPHHHPPHPHPHQQHQHNNNNCSSVGGGSAAPQHRQSVKAAAPKKAKAIRKLNFEDEVTTSPVLGLKIKEGPVEVKPRSGAAGGGGGAAGGGGGGGKPLGEFICQLCKEEYMDPFSLAQHKCSRIVRVEYRCPECDKVFSCPANLASHRRWHKPRAQTPATSSPKGEPGKASPGEAAAKEPSDRDTPSPGSAPSESGSEDGLYECHRCSKRFRRQAYLRKHLLSHPGDPYPPFPGGGVGEAADKKLPAPGQLPKAGSEYHPCQLCGETFPSKASQERHLRLHTSEVFPCKYCPATFYSSPGLTRHINKCHPSENRQVILLQMPVRPAC is encoded by the coding sequence ATGCCCAGAGGATTCCTGGTGAAGAGAAGCAGGAAATCGACCCCGGTCTCTTACCGAATCCGCTCCGAAGATGCAGCCCCGGGGCTGGAGACTTTCCCAGCTCCGGTCTCCGGTTACCCCCGGGGTTTGTCGAGCGGGCTCCCGGCCGTGCCCCGGGAGCTGGAGCAGCCGCCGCTGCCTCTCCCGCAGCCGCCGGTGGCGCGGCCGGTGAGCCGGGAGCACGGCCCCCGCTTCCTGAGCCTGGCGTCGCCGGCGGGAGCCGAGTCTTTCCCGCAGCCGCCCGCCGCGCCCCCGCCGTTCGCCGGCGCCTTGGACCGGGCGCTGCTGCTGCTGGCGCCGGCGGACGGCCAAGCGGCTCAGCGCCTTccccaccatcaccccccccacccccacccccaccagcaGCACCAgcacaacaacaacaactgcaGCAGCGTTGGAGGAGGTAGCGCCGCCCCGCAGCACAGGCAGAGCGTCAAAGCGGCCGCCCCCAAGAAAGCCAAAGCCATCAGGAAACTCAACTTCGAGGATGAGGTGACCACTTCCCCGGTGCTGGGCTTGAAGATTAAGGAGGGGCCGGTGGAGGTCAAGCCGAGGTCGGGGGCggcaggaggaggagggggtgcagcaggaggaggaggaggaggaggaaaaccCCTCGGGGAGTTTATCTGCCAGCTCTGCAAGGAGGAGTACATGGACCCCTTCTCCCTGGCGCAACATAAGTGCTCTCGCATCGTGCGGGTGGAGTACCGCTGCCCGGAGTGCGACAAGGTCTTCAGCTGCCCGGCCAACCTGGCATCACACCGCCGCTGGCATAAACCCCGGGCCCAGACCCCCGCCACCTCCAGCCCCAAGGGGGAACCCGGCAAAGCCAGCCCCGGGGAGGCAGCCGCCAAGGAGCCCAGTGACCGGGACACCCCGAGCCCCGGCTCCGCTCCCTCCGAGTCCGGGTCCGAGGACGGTCTCTATGAGTGTCACCGGTGCAGCAAGAGGTTCCGGCGCCAGGCTTACCTGCGGAAGCACCTGCTCTCCCACCCAGGGGACCCCTACCCCCCGTTCCCCGGCGGAGGAGTGGGCGAAGCGGCCGACAAGAAGCTCCCGGCGCCCGGCCAGCTCCCCAAGGCGGGCTCCGAGTACCACCCGTGCCAACTGTGCGGCGAGACCTTCCCCAGCAAGGCGAGCCAGGAGCGCCACCTCCGCCTGCACACCTCCGAGGTGTTCCCTTGCAAGTACTGCCCGGCCACTTTCTACAGCTCTCCTGGACTCACCAGACACATCAATAAATGCCACCCGTCAGAAAATAGGCAAGTTATCCTTCTCCAAATGCCAGTGCGCCCTGCCTGttag